The sequence below is a genomic window from Silene latifolia isolate original U9 population chromosome 7, ASM4854445v1, whole genome shotgun sequence.
TAGCACAGTTGGTAAGATACATATTTTTCTAACCAGACGTCTAAGGTTCGAACCTTGTTGCGGTATGTTTTATTAACAAGTTTTTTGTGtactttttgtaaaaaaaaattatttaaataaaaataGTTGTACCATAATAATTATGTCAAACAAATTTTtattattaacatttttttaagtatttttaattaaataattatgtccaataatatttttttaagaaaattaaaaaataaatttttaattttttttttattttttttatttaactcactaatttcatacttaatattatgaaattataaaaaaaaatataatgtaaaaACAGTGCCTTATAAAATGCAAAAataatttatcaataataattataaaaaaataaaaccttGAAATACAGAACGCAAATATATTCAATAATAAATTAAAACGAAAAATACAATATAAAAGATTATCAGCGAAAATAATTATACAAAATATAGTGTATAAATATAACGTATTAATATCGTATATGCAAAAGGTACAAATATAACGTATTAATTAATGTATCCGCCTCAGTATAAATATACGGTATACAAATGCATACATAAATATTGAAATACACAAAcatataaataataaataagagttaaatataaattaggagagaagtttttttaaattaataaaatatatggcAAAACCGAGGACATTAATTAGGGGGGTAATTAATGAAAGAATCAAgggattaattagattaaataagattctttGAGTTGGACAAGCGACGCGTTATTATTTGTGGTGTATGAGAGCCCTCATACACCTGGTGTAACTCTACCCTTTTCGGTAACTTTAAGTGCCCTGTGAACCTCGGAAAATGAAAGTGTACGTATTAACAGTCTGACACAAATTTTTGCctacttttttttttggtctaaaccatccggtaatccgaaccacattgggccgactaatccggatttcggggcgtgtccaaggattacggtatttaaacccctcccaatcgcagttgtgggggatcgatccgcagacctccctaccaagcgcaacCCCATGCTACCattgcgccaaccaacgattggtagaATACATTGCCTACTTGCATGACGTAAATGTAACGTTCAACAGATTATTAACGACTTCCAATGCGAGCACAACGGTCGACATTCTCTgttagagctggcaagtctgacccgacccgagtgacccgacccgaacccgagcaaatCCGACCCGACTCGGACCCGATAATAttgtgacccgaaaccgacccgacccgacccaatgatgacccgtaacccgacacgacccgattatcagtgacccgaCCCCGATCCGACCCGATATTGAGTCAACCCGATACTgtcccgattaaattgatgacccgataattattaagcttaattttgatcaaaatgtaagtgattttgtgtttagattgatatgtttgacttagtaatgaattaattaaaccaaataataagttaaaaaataaatttaatggtaaaaaattatagtaatgtgattaagttaccggacccgataatgacccgacctgATAACGATCCGAACCCGACCTGACTTGACCCGAAAAggtatgctgacccgatatgacccgaacccgacgtgacccgacccaaacccgacccgactgactCGATTGCCACCTCTATAATCTcagtatatatatacacacactaGATTATGACTATGCCGTCAAATTTCAAACCCTAATATTCAAGTTTCATCAATGGAGATTTCTAATACACCGTTAGAAAATCACAGAAACTGGCTAGAATTACCACGCGAAATAACATTGACGATTTTGAAGAAAATAGCGATCTCAGAAATACTTGAATCGGCTCAATTTGTTTGCAAATTGTGGTACATTTTGTGCAAGGAGCCGTCCATGTGGCGCAGTATTCGTATATGTGATGTCAAAAAACCCTCCATATCCTTTTATAAAACAAAAGTTCTTCGTTGTGCTGCTGATCGCAGCAACGGTGGTTTGATCGACCTCGATATCCAGGGTTTTTATCCTCCTAGTGTTTTTTCCCAAGTTATCTCTAGGTACGCCTTCTTTTGCTCTATAAATcgttgattgattttttttttgtgctaGTAAATCGTTGATTGATACTATTGACTTTTTGTTGTTGATATGTTTAATCCGGAGTAACGTTTATTTGTTACTCTTATAATCCAACGGTAAGTGGTGTAACCGTGATTTATTattataacaaaaaaaaattataataggGTGTGATAATATCAGCGCTAATGTACCGGATTTTGTCAGAACTCTGCAACTAAGTAAATGCACCAGATTTCGGTAatatcttcaaattcttcatagTCAGCCCCCTTAAATCCGCCGTTGTCTCATATCATAAATAACAATTAGATTTCCACTTTTGTTTTTGAATATTTCAGTAGAACGTTTTTTGGGTAAATGTATTTGTGAATGAAGGGGGAGATTTTCATCAATTTACTTGATCTGATCGGTCAATATATACCGATAACTTACAAGTTTTTCAATTGACGACCAATTAATGTTACAATTACAAGATCTTCAAGTAGATTTTCAATTTGAAAAAATATTTATCAAAATATTGTATCAAAATATGACCATTGTAAAACAACTTTTCTAAGCACCATTATAAAATTATGCCCTTCTTTCTTAGGAAATTCCGATTTTTACTTGGAATAGGGGCTCACTTCAACAAATTCTCATCCATAGCTTCCTCCTTCACATTTATACTTTGATTTTCAAGAGTTAGGCTCTATTCTTTTGGACTTCAAGTTACtagctaaactgaactgaacttataaaagctgaactgaattgaactgaacttatatgagctgaactgaactgaacttataagagctaaactgaacttatatgagTTGAACATATAACATTTTTTTTCTAACCATCTATTTTCATATATATCCTCCTCGTCactttcatcttcatcttcattttcacTGAGACCATCGAATTCATTGTTTCGTCAAATGTCTTTTACTACATTTCATACCTTGTACATAGCTTCCTTACGCTTTGTTTAAGACATGTCTCAATCAATTCAGATTAATGAGGTATAGGTGAAATAATGGTAAAAATATTAATGGGATAGGTGGACTTGTGAATAAGTAACAAGTAGGCGGTTTAGCATAAACAAATTATAAGGgtcatttttgtttttgttttttatttataatGTGTATTGGataattttaatattggattttttTGCATTGATTTAAATGAAAAGTGTACTATTTTTTTTTCAGTTTGTCAATATTAGAAAACGGGTATGAATTTGTCGTTCATATAAGTTGTATGAACTTGTCTAAACTGAGCTTATAGgcgttgaactgaacttataggaactgaactgaacttataggaactgaactgaacttgacttatatgagctgaactgaatttatagaaaTTGAAATGAAATTATAGGAACTGAATTGAAGTaaacttaggccctgttcttttggactgaaattgtctgaactgaactgaacttaatggagctgaactgaactgaactgaaataataataaaaagattatattattattaataataataataataataaatattataataaaaataataccaataataataataaatattattataatattattcattaataataataatatattaatataatctaataataatactctaataagatatataaaaaataaaatattaatataataataaatatactaataataataataatatattagtaatataaatcataacattattaataataatataatatattaataataataactaaaaaataaaaaataatataataataataataagtctaatataataacttattaacataataatattaaatataataataataataataatcataaatatgtgattaataatatgagtatattaataaaatattaaatattaaataataacttattaatataataatattaaatataataataataataatcataaatatgtgattaataatatgagtatattaataaaatattaaatattaaataataacttattaatataataatattaaatataataataataataataataataataataaatatgttatgaataataataataataaatatattaataaaataataaatattatataataataataatgataataataataataataataataaatgtattaaatataaatataataatataaacaatacgaattaattattaataaatataatagtaatataataaatataaaaataataataataatataataataataataataataataataataataataacaatagtaaatacattaatataaaaataataatgatatcaataagaataataatagtaatgttgaattaaactaatatgaactgaattgaattgagttgaactgaactgaatggaactgaaattaagtccaaaagaacagggccttatagGAATTGAACGAACTGCAAATAGAAGTAAAAAAGAACAGGATGGAAATACTGACTCAAGTAGTCATTCATTCGTGAGTTTTCAACACCTTCACATTTATATTGACTCAAGTTGTCATAGTTTACTCCTTCACATTTATAATTTGTTAACCTTTCTTTATTTTAATACTAAAGCAATGTTTTTGTTCTATATACTCTTCGTTCTTACTCTCGATTGCGTTCATTCTCTGAACTTGAATCTACATCCGTTAGATGCACTGGACTGAAACGCCTCCGACTTGCGAAATGTGTCTACATTTCTGTGAAGGCATTGGTAGAAGCACTTGAAAAGTTATCTTGTTTGGAAGAACTAGAACTTACTCTCTGCAGCTTTGGAAATGAAGAAGCTGTTTCTGTCATTAAGTCTTGTCCCTCCATCACTACATTCAGATTCAACAATCGAGGTTCGAAAAGTCCATTTCTAGAAAACGACGAGAAAGCATTGGCAATTGCAGCAAACATGCCTCAATTGTGTCATCTACAGCTTATCGGCAATAATATGTCAAATGTTGGTCTAACCGCAATCCTTGATGGTTGTCGTCGTCTTCAATCCCTCGACCTGCGTGCTTGCTTCCTTTTGGATCTTGCGGGAGATTTAGGAAGGAGATTATCAGAACAGATAAAGGATTTACGACGTCCATATGACTCGACTGAAGACTATAACTATCCAACCACAGCTAATGATCATACAACCGCTGATCTTGATTTTCAATATTTGTATGAACTCGACGAGGATTATATTTGTTGGTTAGGAACCAGTTTTGCTGAAATCTAGTGTGTTTCCAGTAAATTTTCTGGATCTTCACATTACGTTAGGAGGATTTGAAAAATGGGAAGAACGTGAAGAAACGGAAAGAGTAGTGGTTTTATTTACATATAAAAACTGTTCAAACAGCACGACAGTCCTTCAAGGCTAGTAGTtccgtgaaaattcacgggattGCTTTAAAATTTTTAATATTAACAACTACATGGAAAACTTACTCCTTATCACTTAATAACTCATTTTATATAATTATAACACTTTAATTTGTTAATACTCATGATAATGATAGTGTCAATGCGTAATGACGATAAACATAGTTATATATGttcgaaaatgaaagaaaaaattagattttattattttgttattattaagcatattaaaataaaaattatgctTTTTATTATTGGGAAATCCTATGATGGTTAGTATTGTTGGTCGCGGCGATACTGGCTTGTTCGATAATGGTAACGGGGATTTTCCTCTCAAGATTTTTTATCCTACACTGTATCATGATACCGAGAATTTACAAATTTGACATCCGAAAGCAATAACCGTAACTGGTCACTTCTCTCGTATTCGAAATTAATTATAGAGAATGGAAATTTGATAAGCTAGTCTATTTCAATTCGTTTTACCATTAAAACAGATACTGCCGTCTTGAACCAAATTTTGTCATTGTGAATTTGTTATACCCAATTAATTTCCAATACTTCAATTTTCGAGCAAGAGGAGTAAATAATTTTGGCAGTCTCCAGATATTTAGTTGCAACCGATTAATTTCCTTCCCAATGCAAGCAGAACAACCTAGAATCTGACCTAGAATTATTACTCTATAAAATCAATTGGTCTTGCTTAAGACGATTTTAACTTACACCTATCACCTCTTTTTATTTCCACCTCTATTTTAATTGGTTGTCAGAGCCGGTTAAACAAGAATCGGTGCTATAAAACTGGGCAAGCTAAATCGTCAAATTTTTTCGGTACAATTAGAAAGTAGTAACCATGTCGCTAAATCGAAACTGGTCAGAATTACCGGGCGATTTAACTCTGATGATTCTTTTGAAATTAAGTGCAGTGGAAATACTTGAGTCAGCTCAATTTGTGTGCAAAATGTGGTACATTTTGTGCAAAGAACCTTCAATGTGGCGAACTATCCATATCAAGTACACTGCACCAGAGGTATGGCATAGGGATGAGAAGAAGACGATGTTAAAGTATGAGAAGATGACACTCAATGCAATCGATCGTAGTGACGGGAGTTTAATTGATCTCAGTATCGAGAATTTCGGTGGTAATGATATTTGTTCTTACTTCGCATCTCGGTATGATGTTCTCTACTTTTCCTGCATTaattatagattttagatttatatctcatgAAGTTTTGAAAATTGAGTAGTTCCTTCCAGTgtattttttatgaaaatattttaattatctcaaattatttttataaaagttaaTAATAAGGGTAATACTGTAATAGTTTATGTTTTTGTATAGTAGTCGACTAGTGTTTATAGTTTTACTAGCTTagacccgtgcaaaattgcacgggcatATATTAAAAATATGAAGTATATAAATTCTAAATATTATTCATAGTTCGTATGTTAAAGAGAATCCTTTAGCAATGTTtgtgttccgggtgtaaatccagagcagatgtttgataccacccgtagctcgtagaatgatgtccttgctataatccttcctgcggtctcctgaaacaatgaacaaactgagggctcggctttggccgagcgtactcactccgacgctcaagtcagtaaacttagagaggtaagttgttgttacttggctaagcgTGTATTGTAGAgggataaggaagatattaccagatgaatagtggttattaggtcaatttatggatcctttcctcaatgaaggttgaggagtatttataggcattcaccttttgtcacgtagtggccaagtggtcaagtggctcattaggtggaaagaccgatgtaccctcggccgatggacctgcggtaggctcgccgagggtcttggatatgagtacgcggatatgtgtcccggcaggctagttgtctggccgagacccaggtgacaggccgatggattgtatcggctaggctgtctaagttgttgactttgctatggatacccttgaccttgctcaatatgttgacttggtcgggcgtgcgtaatatgccccatcaatttgcccccagccgtagtctatgccgtggcacGGGCCcggatgtatgttgagcgtatattctcgcGCAAGTATTTTGCAAAAATTTTCTCGCGTCGGCTTCTTCTCGATGCATCGGCTTGATCATTCGTAGgcctaccatatccccctccacatggatgcgtaaagggtatccgatgtgggaaagaaTGTGATGCCGGCCGAGACCAGTCCGAGAGTGCTAAGTTATTTCGATTGCCCCGGTGCTTCAtggcttggtcgatcatgtggccggcggagagcaggtgCTTAGGAAGttgttgagggagatgaacaggcggagagatgtgaatgggcgtgttgaatacgcttggtaactgtagcattgattgacattcaactgttgcaacgattgacattccatggttgcatgtctgacacgtgtttGCTTGCTGATTGGCTGaagcttcatgggctgtgccctgattggtccctctttgtgggcttttccctataaatagggcggtTTATTCCGTGATTCTGGCCATTattttcatttcctcaaatttcCGAAAAAtttctcccaaaatcttcatctttctagACTTTCAAGGGCTTTCTATTCTTCAaatcttcggtcttcgatccggcgagtgtGTTTCTTTAAGGTAATCgaacaaattttcttttattttgttggtaatttgTCGTGagcatgtcttctgctgatgctgggaCCAGTgctcctgcgccggggggttcctcGCCGCGTCTCGACGAGGAGGGGATGCTAGAGGCCGTCCCGTTAAGACactggggccctaggtctccttctcccatAGCTGATTCGTCCCTCGTGGAGGggttggaggatgaggatgatgctgatgttaatgatgatggtgatgagagGGCTCCCGTTGGCGGTGGAAGGATGGCTATCTCGGATCATGGTGAGGCTTGcacgactggcctcgaccgtgcatttacaaataaattcgcaagcagctccggagaccctcggccgatggacctgcggtaggctcgccgagggtcttggatatgagtacgcggatatgtgtcccggcaggctagttgtctggccgagacccaggtgacaggccggtGGATtgtatcggctaggctgtctaagttgttgactttgctatggatacccttgaccttgctcaatatgttgacttggtcagcggtgcagaatatgccccatcagtttgGAAAAATATAATGCGTAGAATAAGCATAAAATTTAGGGATACAGTTTCAGGATAATTAAGCATAATATCATCTAAGAGAAATACACTTTCAAAGACTATTTCCATAATAATTTCACAACAAATAAGACAATATCATTTCCTTTGTTGTCTTCGCGTAGGAAGTAGGAACTTGTCCCGTGTCATACCTTGTGTCAAAGGTGAGCAAATCTTAGTCCTCACTCCTCAGTAAGGAGGACTAAagagtcaattttttttttttgacattagTAAGGAATCATACTTAAAAATGGTGTAACAATGAAGTTTCTGCGAAATAATTGATCCAAGACAAAGAAATACAGAATAACATATACCCAAATGAAATCTAAAAGATGGAGGGGATGCAATCAAATGTTGTTTCTACCAAAAGTAGAATGACAATTTTAAATGCAGAGAGAAAAGCACGATCTATTGaacaattaatcaacaaattagttaCTTGCACTTAGCAAGACTGGGAAAGAGAGATCGACCAAATttaaaaaacgaaaaacaaaattgttcgtttttttttttttttttttttttttgggtttagaATAAAGGAAAGAGTTATGGGTTGTGTTTAGTCTGATGACAAAGTTAGGTCGGAATAGACTAAATGTGAAACTGCTATTTGCACGATGGTTTTTTTGGTAAATAATTATAGATAGGTTGATGTATAGACGTATAGATTAGATGTCTATCTTTAGAACCACTCTAGGAAAATACTGGATCAACAGGTAAAAATTGAAACAGCACCTGCATTCCAAAATCAAagcaagctcaagatgaagaacTCGAGTATTACTACAAATACTATTTACTACTTGCATTACATAGAATAATCAAGTGCATAGATAACAAAACTACCAAccttatacaattcaatttaaaAATGCAAGTAATCGACATAAAAAATGCACAGTAACAAATTCAATCAATTGTTGTCATCAACTTCAT
It includes:
- the LOC141590615 gene encoding putative F-box/LRR-repeat protein 9, whose translation is MSLNRNWSELPGDLTLMILLKLSAVEILESAQFVCKMWYILCKEPSMWRTIHIKYTAPEVWHRDEKKTMLKYEKMTLNAIDRSDGSLIDLSIENFGGNDICSYFASRAPAPGGSSPRLDEEGMLEAVPLRHWGPRSPSPIADSSLVEGLEDEDDADVNDDGDERAPVGGGRMAISDHERALESLSCLEELELTLCDFIYEDENLTVDCCPSLITFKLNKLGSKCPDMACDYEALAIAGNMPELRHLQLIGNGLTDVGLTAILDGCPHLQSLDLRACFHIELVGNLGNRLLEQIKDLWCPYDSTHDYNYVSRYENLIYSDEETYEESD
- the LOC141591305 gene encoding F-box protein SKIP19-like codes for the protein MEISNTPLENHRNWLELPREITLTILKKIAISEILESAQFVCKLWYILCKEPSMWRSIRICDVKKPSISFYKTKVLRCAADRSNGGLIDLDIQGFYPPSVFSQVISRCTGLKRLRLAKCVYISVKALVEALEKLSCLEELELTLCSFGNEEAVSVIKSCPSITTFRFNNRGSKSPFLENDEKALAIAANMPQLCHLQLIGNNMSNVGLTAILDGCRRLQSLDLRACFLLDLAGDLGRRLSEQIKDLRRPYDSTEDYNYPTTANDHTTADLDFQYLYELDEDYICWLGTSFAEI